The Amycolatopsis japonica nucleotide sequence CCGACAAGCTGCGCGCGTGGTGGGCACATCGGCAGGGTCTCGACGGATCGCTGCTCGGGTCATCGGCGGCCGAGGTACTGGAACGGACCGGCTGGATGCGCTCGGTCGGCGGTTCGGCGCCCTATCTCGGGCTGTTCGCCAGAGCCCGTCTGGATCGCGAGACGGTGGACGCGGACGTCGCCCGGCTGGCCATCCACGAGCTGCCTTCGGCGCGCGGCTGCACTTACGTCCTGCCGTCGGCGGATTTCGAACTCGGCCTGACCGTCGGGGCCGCGGCACCGGCGGGTGAACTCGTGGCCGCGGAGAAGTACCTCGGCGTCACACAGGCCGAGATCGAGCAGCTGTGCGTCACCGTCGCCGATCTGCTCGACGCTTCGGACGAACCGCTCGGTCCGGCCGCGATCAAGGACGCCGCCGGGTCCGCGGTGCGCGATCTGGGGGAGGCGGGCCGCAAACGCGGCACCACCACGACGTTGCCGCTCGCGCTCGGCCTGCTCCAGGCGCGCGGCGACATCCGCCGGGTCCCGGTCAACGGCCGGCTGGATCAGCAGCGCTACGGCTATGTCCGGTGGACGCCGTCCCCGCGTGGCGGACTGTCCGATATGGACACCGCGCGGACCGAACTGGCCCGGCGGTACTTCTCGTGGGCGGCTCCGGCGTCGCTCAGGCATTTCCGCTGGTTCTCCGGTTTCACCGCGGCGAGCGCGAAGAAGATCGCGGAACAGCTGGAACTCGTGCCGCTCGACGGCACCGATCTGGTGATGCCCAAGGAACTCGCGGACGAGTTCGCCGCGTTCACCGTGCCGTCGGAGCCGTCGTACGCGCTGCTCGCGGGGATCGACGGCATCCATCTTCTGCACCGCGAGATGTCACGGCTGCTCGCGGACGCCGACGTCGAACGCCCGGTGCCCGGCGGACGGCCGGGGGAGACGCTGGGCGGACAGGCGGATCCGCCGAGTCACGTGATCGTCGACAGGGGCCGCATCGCCGGCTTGTGGGAGTTCGACACCGAAGCCGGAAAGATCGTCCACAAGTTCTTCGGCGAAGAGGACGCCGCGTTGCGCGAGACGATCGCGAAGACCGAAGAATTCGTCCGTGACCAACTCGGCGACGCCCGGAGCTTCAGCTTGGATTCGCCGAAGAGCCGGGCGTCGCGAGTGGCCGATCTCAGGCCTTCGCCTCGTTGATGAGGATGTCGACGGCCTTGTCGTTGCGCGCGGTCTGCTCCGGGATCACCGAAGCGGGCGGGTAGAAGCCGTCGATCCCGCCGTCCTTCGGGTACATCTCGAAGGTGTAGCTGAGGATCTTGTGCTTGCCCCACGCCCAGTCGTTGATGTCGCCGTCGGTGACGTACAGATCGCTGGACTGCTCGGGCGTGTAGCCGTTGGTGCCCGCCATCTGCTTGCCGACGTCGGCGAAGCGCTTCGCTTCCTCCTCGTTCAGACCGGTGTCGGTCTCGGCCTTCGTGTAGCCGTAAGGCCAGAGCACCAGCTCCGAGAAGGTGTGGAAGTCGATGTGCGTCTTGATCTGCTGCGCGCCACCGACCACGCGGGAGTCGATGAACGCCGCGACCGCCTTGGTCTCGGACTCGGAGAACGCCGACGGACCGTGGTAGTCCTCGGCGGACGGGCTGTTGCTCGACCCGCCGCAGCAGTTCCACTTGTAGTCCCAGTTGCGGTTCGGGTCGGTGCCGACCGCGCTGCTGCCGGGAACGGGCTTCCGCGTCTTGCGCCAGCCCTGGTACTCGCCGCCGGTGATGTCGTACTCGGAGCCGTCCGGGTTGACGTTCGGGATCACGTAGATCTCGTGCTCGTCGACCATCTTCTTGATGGCCGGATCGCTCGCGTACCCGCTGGTGAACCGCTGCACGATCCGCAGGCACATCTCGGTGGTGAGGTGTTCGCGCGCGTGCTGGTTGCAGGTGAACAGGACCTCGGGCTCGTTCTCGTCCGTGCCCGCGTTGTCGCTGATCTTCAGCAGGTTCAGCTCACGGCCTTCGTAGGACTTGCCGACACTCGACAGGGTCGCGATGTCGCTGTGGTCCTTCGCGGCCTTCTGCAGCTCCGCGGTTGTTTCGGCGTAGGTGTGGTACGCCTCGTCGCCCGGCGGGAAGTCGCCCGCGACGGCCGCGGTGCCCGCCCGACCGCTGCGCTGTTTCAGCATGCTGTCGAAGTCGCCGAGCGACTTCAGTCCGAAGCCGTTCGCACGCAGGGCGGCGGCCTGTCCCGGAGTGGCGACGATGGTCAGCGCGCCGCCGCGCGAGCCCGCGACGTCGACGCCGGTGCGGGCGACCTCGGTGCGTTTGTCGGGGGTGGACGCGCCCTCCACCGAATACAGCCCTCTCGCCGGGTCGCCGGTCTGGGCGCTCGCGACGGGCGTCGTGACGGCCAGCAGGGCGAGCCCTGTGGCGGCCAAGGCGCCCCCGATGCGACGGCGTGTGGACATTTCGCCTCCGAACGATCTGGGGACAAGGTGGGTTCACCGTCGCCGAAGTGAATCGTCCACGACAACCCGACGATCGTCGTTCCCAGTTACCGTTTACGGCCAGAGGCGTTCTTTGTGCCAGGTCCCGTCCGCGCGCCGGTAGCGGAGCCGCCGGTGCCGCCGGTCGTGGCTCGCCTGCCAGAACTCCACTTCGGACGGCGTCACCAGATAGCGGGTCCAGGTTTCCGGTGCCACGCCAGGATTCTCCTCGACCCACCGCTCCGCTTCCGCGGCCGCACGGTCGAGATCGGCCGGGTCGTCGAGCACCTGGGACTGCCTGCCGATGAACGCCTCCACCCGGGAAGCCGGCGGCCGGGCGGTGAAGTCGGCCGCGGACACCTCGGGATCGGCGACGGCGACCGGGCCGCGCAGACGGACCTGACGGCCGCGTCCCGGCCAGAAGAAGGTCAGCGCGGCGAACGGATTCTTCGCCAGCTGAACCCCTTTCGGGCTTTCGGAGCTCGTCGCGACCGCCCAGGTGTCGCCGTCGACGTCCTTGAGGATCACGACGCGCGCGTCCGGCATCCTGTCGGCGTCCACTGTGGACAGAGTGACGGCGTGCGGCGCCAGGACGTGTTCCCCCGCCTCATTGAGCCATTCCAGGAAAAGCTCGCGCGGGGTCGCGGGTGTGGCCTCGGTGTCGAACTCCGGGAGTTCTTCGGGGAACGAAGGCCAGCCGCGCAACGTGCGATCCATCAGTACCCCGGCGGGCGCTGCGGCGGGTAACCGGGCGCGGGCGGTGGATAGTGCGGCGGATGCTGGCCCGGCGGCGGACCCTGCGCGGGCGGCGGCCCGACCGGGTACTGCGGCGGTGGCGGCTGCTGGGGCTGCCAGCCGGGTGGCGGCTGCTGTCCTGGTGGAGGCATGGGCGGCCCTGGTGGCATCGGCGGCTGCTGGCCCTGCGACTGCGCCCACTGCACCTGCTGATAGACCTCGGCGGGCTGCGGGAAACAGAACGTCAGCTTCGCGTTGACCGAACCCTGTACCGCGGCGCCCCACAGCTTCCCGCCGACGAACGCGTACATCTGCGCCGCCGAAACGTCGACGGCCACCATGCGGGTCTCGCCGCCGAACTGGTTGCCGGATTTCGCCGACGCGGCCTGCGCGGCGTCCGGGTACACCCGGTCGCCGATCAGCCCGGCGATGACCACCGAAGCGGCCGTCCAGCCGACCGTGCCCATCACGTTCGCGCGCGCGTGCTGCGTCGCCAGCCCGGTGAAGTCGTACAGCGCGGGCGCGGTCACCTCCGGGATCGCCGCGGCGACCACGCAGTAGTTCATCGTCGACATCATCACGGACTCGGTGAACAGGCCCACGACGGCGGCGCTCGGGCCGATCTGGACCGTGTTCAGCCTGCCCCCGCTGCGCTGGATGCGCTCTGCCACCGCACCCAGGTACTGCTCCTTGCTGAGCACTGACGCCTCCCGAAGACTCCTCGCGCACGGCCATCGTCGCACGAACGGCGATCTGCTTCACTGGACGCCACTATGCGACGTCTTCTGATCTTGCCGCTCGTCGTGCCGCTGCTGGCGGCCTGCGGGCCGACGGAACAGCCGCCGCCCGCGGCGAGTTCGCCCGCGCCGTCGAACACCCCGGCGCCCAGCATCCCGCCCGCCCCGGAACCCACCGGCAAGGGCCCGTGCCCGTACCTCGGCAACGAGTTCGTCTCGGACGCCAACGGGCAGAAGGTCTCCAAGGTCAAGACCTCGGCCGACCAGCCGCATCCGACGTGTTTCTTCTACGCGCTCAGCGGGAAACTGCAGCTCACCGTGCGCGTGTACGTCGGGGAACCCGCCGTGGCGAAGGCGCTGGTGGATCAGGCGGCGCCCATCGACACCTCCAACCCCGCCGACGAACCGGCGGGCTGGAAGGGCGGCTACCAACCCTCCGGCGAAGGCGCCGTTTACGCCGTCGCGAAGGGTGGGAACGCGGTAGTCGTGACCACCAACCAGAAGCAGAGCATCAAGGCACGTACGGTGGCGAAGGAGGCTATCGGTGAGCTGAAGCTCTAGGTAGTGGTATCCACACGTCAGAGTGAAGTTGATCTTGTACTACCCTGTGCCGCACGCGCGAGGTTTCGCGGGACCAGCGCGGGCGCCAGATCCGGCGGAGGCCGCCTTGCGGTGTGGCTCGGCGGCACAAAAGATCATTTCTCCCCATAAGACAAAAGGACAGGTTTCGTGGCTGACACCCTCAAGGAAATCTTGCTCGACTCCAGCCGTCGCCCGGCGGTCGTGAGCGACTTCGAAGGCCTCGTCGACGCCGAGGTCTCGGACAAGGGCGGCGTTTCGGGTGCCGTCGTGAAGACCGGCTTCGCCGCCGTCAAGAAGATCAAGCCGGGCATCATCCCCGCCGCCGTCGACACCCTGCTCGACGACTTCACCGGTGCGCTCGAGCCGTTCTACGGTGACTACAAGGCCAAGGGCGGCAACGACTTCGGCGCCTACCTGGTCGGCCGTAGCGACGAGGCCTCGGACGCGCTCCTGTCGGTCACCGACTCGCGCGCCGAGAAGAGCAGCCGCGACAGCATCAAGAAGGTGTACTCGAAGCTGCGCCCGAACGGTAAGAAGAACGTCGAGGAGGCCCTGCCCCGCCTCGGCCAGCTGATCGACAAGCACGCTGCGTCTGTCTGATCGCGCTGACGTAAAGCGCGCCGAAGGGGCGCCCGGTCCGCTTTCAACATCCTGTTGGGAGTGGAGGGCGCCCCTTCATCGCGTTTACGATGTCGCGCCGAATACCCGGAGCAGACTCGTGTGCAAGGCGTCCGCCGCCTCGTCGGCGGACATCCGGCCGGAGTCGACCTCCTCGCCGGAGGCGTGGCCGAGTTTCACGGTGACCGCCACCAGCCAGCCCGTCGGCAGCCGATCGTCGAACTCGCCCGTCTCCTTGCCCCGCCGGATGACGCGTTCGAGCCGCTCGGCGACCGGTGAGTGGCGCCGCTGATCGTCGTCCGGGCTCGCGGGCAGGGAAGTGATCTTCCGGAGCAGGGCCGGGTACCGCCCGGACGTGCGGCGGCCGGCTTCGATCAGCCGCACCAGCGCCTCGGCGGCCGGGCCGTCGTCGAGGGCCGCGGCGTCCATCGCGGCGACGGCCTCCTCGGTGATGCGGTCGAGTACCGCGGCCAGCAGTTCCCCTCGTGAAGGGAAATGGGCGTAGACCGTCTGACGGGTCACGCCCGCGGTGGTGGCGATGGTTTCGACGCCGGCGTCGGGATCGGCGCCGAGGGTCCGGAGCGCCGCGTCCAGGATCGAAGCCCTGCTGCGCTGTGCGTCGGAGCGCCGGTTCCGCGCCGAGGGTCGAGACATCTCTTACACCTTGTCAGAATTGATGGGTCGTGGATATCTTACAGCCTGTAAGAGATGTTTCGTGAGGCTGGGAGCGACCATGGCGCCTTTCCACGGCACGGACCCGAAGAAGTTCATCGCGGAGTTCCACCTGTCGTTCCACGACGACCTGGTGAACAGCGACGAGGACGCGGGAGTGATCGTCGACCGCTATCACACGCCGGACATCGTGCAGATCGCCGACGGCCACCGGATGGATCGGGACAACCTCATCGCGCACGCCCACCCGGTCCGCAAGAACCGGCCCACCGCGCGATGGGAGGTGCACGAAGCGGTGGCGGGCGGGGACCGGATCGCCGCCCGGAGCACCTTGTACGTGACGAACCGCAAGAGGGACCTCACGATCGAGGTGTACTTCTTCGGCGAGTTCACCCCCGACGGCCGGATGCGCCGGGGGCACACGCTCACCCGCACCGTCCCCGTCGCCAAGACGTGAAAGGGCCGCCCGGGACCGGAGAAGCGGTCCTGGGCGGCCCTTCGCGACAAGCAGAAAAGGGTGAGGCGTCAGTTCTTCTTGTCGGCGGAGCCCGCGTTCGAAGCCTGGTGCCCGTTCTTCGGAGCCGCGGGCTTGGCCGGAGCCGGACCGGAAGCGGCGGGCTTCGCCGGAGCGGCGGGCTTCGCCGGCTGTGCCGGTTTCGGAGCGGCCGCGGCCGGAGCGGCGGGCTTGGCGGGAGGAGCGGGCGGAGCCTTCGGCGGCGCGGGCGCGACCGGCGGCTCCTGCTTGGAACGCAGGGCGTAGGCGGCACCGGCGCCGACGACGGCGATACCGATCACCCACGGCCAGCGACGACGCTTGCGCGTCCCCTTGGCAGCGGTCTTCGCCTCGACGAGCGCGGCCTTGAAGTCCTTCTTCGCCGCCTTGAAGTCCTTCTTGCCCCGGCGCTTGGACTCACCGGCGGACTTCGCGGCCTGGATGGCGGCCTTGCGTGCCTTGCGGCCCGGCTTCCGCATCTCGGAAAGCCTGGCCAGCGCCTCCTTGCGAGCCGCCTTCGAGCTCCGCTTGAGCTCCTTGCGGGTCAGTTCCGTCTTCTTCGCGAGCTTCTTGCGCGCGCGACGGCTGGTCTTAGCGATCTCACCGGCGCTCTCGGAGAGCTTCTGCTCGGCTACCTCTACGGCGTGGGCGGTGGCTTCCTTACCCGCCTCGACAGCACGTTTGCGCAGGCCGAGCGCGCCGGCCTTCGCCGACTCGCTCACCGAATCTGCGGCCCGGGTCATGGCCTTCACCTCATCAATCGTTTTGATTCTGCTTCGTTGCTTGTAACCTATCGTGCCCCTTTTCCCCAGATCTTGCCGCAGATGGCACGATGAAGCTCGTGACTGAAAGCAAGGGATCCCTCATTGGTGGCGCGCTGAAGGCCACTCTGCACACCAACCAGGGTGACATCAACCTGAACCTGTTCCCCGACCACGCGCCGAAGACGGTCGCGAACTTCGTCGGGCTCGCCGAGGGCAGCAAGGAGTACACCCAGCCCAACGCGCAGGGAACGAACTCGGGCCCGTTCTACGACGGGTCGATCTTCCACCGCGTCATCGACGGCTTCATGCTGCAGGGCGGCGACCCGACCGGCACCGGCCGCGGCGGCCCCGGCTACAAGTTCGGCGACGAGTTCCACCCGGAGCTCCAGTTCTCCAAGCCGTACCTGCTGGCCATGGCCAACGCCGGACCCGGCACCAACGGGTCGCAGTTCTTCATCACCGTCGCGCCGACGACGCACCTGAACTTCAAGCACACCATCTTCGGCGAGGTCGCGGACCAGGCTTCCCGCGACGTCGTCGACGCGATCGGCCGCACGGCGACCGGTCCGGCCGACCGTCCGCTGCAGGACATCGTCATCGAGAAGGTCAGCATCAGCCGCTGATCGCAGAGCCTGTTACCGGGGATTTCGGTAGGTTGGTGGCATCGTGAGCCAACCACCGAATCCCCAGTACCAGCAGGCCGCCATGCCCGGCTGCTGGTGGCACCCGAACCGGCCGACCGGGCTGAGCTGTGCACGCTGCGAGCGTCCGGCCTGCCCGGATTGCCTGCGCGAAGCCGCCGTGGGCTTCCAGTGCACGGACTGCGTCCAGGCCGGTCGTCAGCAGGATCGCGCCCAGCAGAAGCAGTACCGCGACGCCGGCTACGGCTCGCGCACCCTCGCGGGCGCCCAGCCCGCCCGGACGGCTGTCGTGACGCCGGTCCTCCTGGCGCTGAACGTCATCGTCTTCCTCATCACGGTCGTCCAGTCCGGCAGCATCGCGAACAACAACTTCTCCGAGCTGTTCCAGTACGGCCAGCTGTGGAATCCCGCGACGCTGGCCGGCGACGAATGGTGGCGGATCCTCACTTCGGGCTTCCTCCAGTACGGCCTGCTGCACATCGCGAGCAACGCGTTCTCACTGTGGTTCGTGGGGCGCCCGCTGGAGACGGCGCTCGGCCGCGTCCCGTTCACGGTGCTCTACTTCGTCTCCCTGCTCGGCGGCTCGGCCGCGAACCTGGTCTTCAGCGACCTGGACGCCGTCCCCGTGGTCGGCGCGTCCGGCGCCATCTTCGGGCTCATCGGCGCGTACACGGTCATCGTCATCAAGCTGCGGCTCAACCCGACGTGGCTGCTGGTGATCCTGGGCCTGAACGTCTTCATCACCTTCCAGGTGCCCGGCATCTCGATCCTCGGGCACGCCGGCGGGTTCGTGGCGGGCCTCCTGGCCACCTTCGCGCTGCTGTACGCGCCGGACAAGAACCGGCTGAAATGGCAGCTCGGCGGGATCGCGATCGTCGTGGTGGCGATGATCGGGCTCGTCGTCTGGAAGGACTCGCAGACGATTTCCGCGACGTGTGAGCTCGCGACCAGCCGGGGCGTGCCCTCCTACGCCTGCTACCCGGAGTAGCCGCACTTCCTCCGAGTGGGTCATCCGAAAACCCGATCGAGAAGCGGTCGGGCTGGGTACCTTCGAGTTGATCATGTGCATCGTCAACTTGGGGGTTGAGATGAAGATCCGGAAAGCAGCAGCTCTCGCCGCCGTCGCCGTGCTGGCGTCGGTATCGGCACCCGCGGTCGCGCAGGCCGGGCAAGCCGCCGAGACCTGCCAGACCTACACCAAACGCTATTTCCTCGGCTCGGGCAGCACCATCACGCTCCGTGTCGCCTACGTCGATTCGGCGTTGAAAATCTGCTTCGGCGATCCCGGCGTGACGTCCTCGGCGGCCACGCAGACCGTCGGCACGACGGGGCCGGGCGCGGCCACCGGCTGGGAGATCACGGCGGGTCCGGCGGTGGTGGAGGACCAGCGGCCCCGGCACGTCAAAGCGAAGTTCAGCGGGTCGCTGCGGAACTGCGTCGTCAAGATCAACCCGATCTGCTCGCCGGCTTCGCCGTACGAGATCTTCGGGGAGTACGCGCCGCCCGCGGTCGGCCCGGCCGTCCCGGGCTGGTCACACGGCCCGAACGGCGACGTCCACTACTACGACAACGCCTGACCCTTGAGGGCGGTGAGGACGTCCAGTACGTCGCGGGGGTCCTCACCGAGGTCGATCCGGCCGAACACCAGCAGGTGATCGCCGGATTCGACCTCCAGGGTCAGGCTGTCCCGGCCGAGCCGTCGCGTGGTGCGAAGCCGGAGCCGGGCTTCGGTCCAGGAGTAGCGGTGCGCACCGCCCACGGTCCTGGCCAGGAGTCCGCCGGGGCCTGCCGCCAGCCGGGGGCGGAGCAGCGTGCCGTGCAACGCGAGCGCGCCGACGGACAGCATCGCGACCCCGGTCAGGACGGTGCCACCGACGTCGCCGCCGATGGCCAGCCACAGCACGCCTGCCAGCAGCAACAGGGTGAGTACCCAGGCCACTACCACAACGTTCCGCTGCGGCGCCCACGAGGTGGGGTAGTTATCCACAGGGGTTATCCACACTGGGGATGAGTCACACCGGTGTAATTCGGCGTCAAGCCGCCATCCGGGGTAATGCTCACCGCCACCGCATCGTCATGAGCAACCCGGCGATCATCAGCACGAAACCGATGGCGAAGTTCGTGTTGCCCAGATCCGCCATGAAGGGGATCTTGTCGCCCGCGATGTAGTTGACGACCAGCCACAACAGGCCGACCAGCATGAGGCCGAACATCACGATCTTGTAGAACAGGTTCGACGGGCCCGCGGCCTTGACCTTCACCGGCGTGCGGCGATCGGTCGGCGGGGTGTACGCCGTCTTCTTGCGGACCTTGGACTTCGGCATCGTGTTCCTCGCGTACTGTTCGGCTTCCCTGGTGGCGATGACCCGCTTTCGGGTGCGCAACCAGCGCCACGTGCACACGTTAACGTAAACGAGCGCCGCTGGGCACCGTCCGGGACCGGTCGATTTCCCGCACTGTGACAATGGTGTCACAGACGGTTCGGCAGTGGCTTGGTTCGAGACTGAGGAGCTTTGCGTGGCTGAGCGGGAAGAGCCGGGCGGGGACCGTCGGCGGTACTCCGAACGACCACCCGGCGGAGGCCGTCCGGCCCCCCGGCGTAGGCCGGAGGACTCAATCCCGCCGCGTCGCGGCCAGGGAGAAGCGCCGACACCGCGTCGGAGGCCTCAGGACGGCAGGGCGTACGAAGGTCCTCCGCCGCGCCGCCGGAGCGACGCGCCCCCGCCGCGCCGTCGCCCCATGCCGCCGCCGGGGTCGACCGAAGAGACCGTCATCTTCGAACCGGTCGGCGGTGGCACCGCGACCGAGGAACGTCCGCCGCCGCGCGAGCTGGGCAAGGGCGGCGTCGCGATCCGGACCGTGGGCGAGCTCCTCATCACCGCCGGCCTGGTGGTGCTGCTGTTCATGGTCTACGAGGTCTACGTGACCGACCTGTTCTCCGCGGGCAAACAGTCCGAGGCCAGTTCCGAGCTGGACGGCGAGTGGGGCAAGGACCGGCAGCTGCATCCGGAACTGGTCGACGGGAAGGCGTTCGCCAGGATCCACATCCCGGTGTTCGGCGCCGACTTCAACTTCACGATCCAGGAAGGCACCACCGAGGCCGCGCTCGAAGTCGGCCCCGGCCACTACAAGGGCACCGCGCTGCCGGGCGAACCGGGCAACTTCGCCGTCGCCGGCCACCGCGTCGGCAAGGGCGCGCCGTTCAACGACCTGGACAACCTCAGCTCCTGCGACCAGATCGTCATCGAGACGCAGACCGACTTCTACATCTACAAGGTGCTGCCGTACAAGGACGAGGTCGAAGGCTGGGCGGAGGGCAAGGGCGCGCAGCCGAAGTGCAAGAACGTCGGGACGCTGCGCAACCCGAACGCCGCCGACGGCGGGCCCTACGGCGAGACCAACGGCCGCCGTATCGTGTTCCCGACCAAGGGCGACACGGTGAACCCGGTGCCGTACAAGGATCCGGAGATCCTCCCGAAGGCCGAGCAGGTCTCGCTGCTCACGCTGACGACGTGTCACCCGCAGTTCTCGGCGAAGGAACGGCTCATCATCCACGCGGTGCTGGCCCAGCAGGTGCCGAAGAACCAGGTCGGCTCCTACGCCGAACTCCTGCCCAAGATCTCGGAGGCGCGCTGATGTACGGCTGGATCTGGCGCAAGCTGCCGGGCCCCTTCGCGGTGAAACTGGCGACGGCGGTCGTGCTGGCGCTCGGGATCGTGGCGCTGCTGATGTTCGTCGTCTTCCCGTGGCTGGAACCGCGCCTCTGGTTCAACGAAGTGAGCGTCCAGTAGCCGCGCGGTTCGGCGTCTTCCTCGTCTCCGGCCGGTTTCCCGGCCAGGAGGACGCCGAGGTGCTGCGCCGGTCGGTCGACGCCGCCATCGCCGCGGAGCGGGCCGGATTCGACGACGTGTGGTTCGCCGAGCACCACTTCATGCCGTACGGCGTCTGCCCGTCCGCGATCACCCTCGCCGCGCACGTGCTCGGCCGTACCGAGCGGATCGCCGTCGGCACCGCGGTGAGCGTGCTGTCCGTCGCGCACCCGGTGGCGCTCGCCGAACAGTGGTCGCTGCTCGACGCCGTTTCCGGCGGACGGCTGCGGATCGGCGTCGGCCGCGGCGGGCCGTGGCAGGACCTCGAGGTGTTCGGCACCGGTGCTTCCCGCTACGAAACGGGATTCGGGGAGAGCCTCGACCTGATGCTCGCGGCGATGACGGCGAAGACGGTCTCGGCCGACAGCGATCACTTCAAGTTCCGCGAAGTGCCGATGGTGCCGCGGCCGGAACGCGCCCCGCGGCTGGTCGTGGCCTGCGGGGACGCCGGCTCGCGGGCGGTGCGGCTCGCCGCCGATCGTGGGCTGCCGATGCTGCTCGGGCTGCAC carries:
- a CDS encoding DNA glycosylase AlkZ-like family protein, with the protein product MATDKLRAWWAHRQGLDGSLLGSSAAEVLERTGWMRSVGGSAPYLGLFARARLDRETVDADVARLAIHELPSARGCTYVLPSADFELGLTVGAAAPAGELVAAEKYLGVTQAEIEQLCVTVADLLDASDEPLGPAAIKDAAGSAVRDLGEAGRKRGTTTTLPLALGLLQARGDIRRVPVNGRLDQQRYGYVRWTPSPRGGLSDMDTARTELARRYFSWAAPASLRHFRWFSGFTAASAKKIAEQLELVPLDGTDLVMPKELADEFAAFTVPSEPSYALLAGIDGIHLLHREMSRLLADADVERPVPGGRPGETLGGQADPPSHVIVDRGRIAGLWEFDTEAGKIVHKFFGEEDAALRETIAKTEEFVRDQLGDARSFSLDSPKSRASRVADLRPSPR
- a CDS encoding M14 family metallopeptidase, with translation MSTRRRIGGALAATGLALLAVTTPVASAQTGDPARGLYSVEGASTPDKRTEVARTGVDVAGSRGGALTIVATPGQAAALRANGFGLKSLGDFDSMLKQRSGRAGTAAVAGDFPPGDEAYHTYAETTAELQKAAKDHSDIATLSSVGKSYEGRELNLLKISDNAGTDENEPEVLFTCNQHAREHLTTEMCLRIVQRFTSGYASDPAIKKMVDEHEIYVIPNVNPDGSEYDITGGEYQGWRKTRKPVPGSSAVGTDPNRNWDYKWNCCGGSSNSPSAEDYHGPSAFSESETKAVAAFIDSRVVGGAQQIKTHIDFHTFSELVLWPYGYTKAETDTGLNEEEAKRFADVGKQMAGTNGYTPEQSSDLYVTDGDINDWAWGKHKILSYTFEMYPKDGGIDGFYPPASVIPEQTARNDKAVDILINEAKA
- a CDS encoding pyridoxine/pyridoxamine 5'-phosphate oxidase: MDRTLRGWPSFPEELPEFDTEATPATPRELFLEWLNEAGEHVLAPHAVTLSTVDADRMPDARVVILKDVDGDTWAVATSSESPKGVQLAKNPFAALTFFWPGRGRQVRLRGPVAVADPEVSAADFTARPPASRVEAFIGRQSQVLDDPADLDRAAAEAERWVEENPGVAPETWTRYLVTPSEVEFWQASHDRRHRRLRYRRADGTWHKERLWP
- a CDS encoding DUF2020 domain-containing protein, with translation MRRLLILPLVVPLLAACGPTEQPPPAASSPAPSNTPAPSIPPAPEPTGKGPCPYLGNEFVSDANGQKVSKVKTSADQPHPTCFFYALSGKLQLTVRVYVGEPAVAKALVDQAAPIDTSNPADEPAGWKGGYQPSGEGAVYAVAKGGNAVVVTTNQKQSIKARTVAKEAIGELKL
- a CDS encoding DUF6918 family protein, which produces MADTLKEILLDSSRRPAVVSDFEGLVDAEVSDKGGVSGAVVKTGFAAVKKIKPGIIPAAVDTLLDDFTGALEPFYGDYKAKGGNDFGAYLVGRSDEASDALLSVTDSRAEKSSRDSIKKVYSKLRPNGKKNVEEALPRLGQLIDKHAASV
- a CDS encoding TetR/AcrR family transcriptional regulator, whose protein sequence is MSRPSARNRRSDAQRSRASILDAALRTLGADPDAGVETIATTAGVTRQTVYAHFPSRGELLAAVLDRITEEAVAAMDAAALDDGPAAEALVRLIEAGRRTSGRYPALLRKITSLPASPDDDQRRHSPVAERLERVIRRGKETGEFDDRLPTGWLVAVTVKLGHASGEEVDSGRMSADEAADALHTSLLRVFGATS
- a CDS encoding nuclear transport factor 2 family protein; the protein is MAPFHGTDPKKFIAEFHLSFHDDLVNSDEDAGVIVDRYHTPDIVQIADGHRMDRDNLIAHAHPVRKNRPTARWEVHEAVAGGDRIAARSTLYVTNRKRDLTIEVYFFGEFTPDGRMRRGHTLTRTVPVAKT
- a CDS encoding peptidylprolyl isomerase is translated as MKLVTESKGSLIGGALKATLHTNQGDINLNLFPDHAPKTVANFVGLAEGSKEYTQPNAQGTNSGPFYDGSIFHRVIDGFMLQGGDPTGTGRGGPGYKFGDEFHPELQFSKPYLLAMANAGPGTNGSQFFITVAPTTHLNFKHTIFGEVADQASRDVVDAIGRTATGPADRPLQDIVIEKVSISR
- a CDS encoding rhomboid family intramembrane serine protease is translated as MSQPPNPQYQQAAMPGCWWHPNRPTGLSCARCERPACPDCLREAAVGFQCTDCVQAGRQQDRAQQKQYRDAGYGSRTLAGAQPARTAVVTPVLLALNVIVFLITVVQSGSIANNNFSELFQYGQLWNPATLAGDEWWRILTSGFLQYGLLHIASNAFSLWFVGRPLETALGRVPFTVLYFVSLLGGSAANLVFSDLDAVPVVGASGAIFGLIGAYTVIVIKLRLNPTWLLVILGLNVFITFQVPGISILGHAGGFVAGLLATFALLYAPDKNRLKWQLGGIAIVVVAMIGLVVWKDSQTISATCELATSRGVPSYACYPE
- a CDS encoding PH domain-containing protein, which translates into the protein MAWVLTLLLLAGVLWLAIGGDVGGTVLTGVAMLSVGALALHGTLLRPRLAAGPGGLLARTVGGAHRYSWTEARLRLRTTRRLGRDSLTLEVESGDHLLVFGRIDLGEDPRDVLDVLTALKGQALS
- the crgA gene encoding cell division protein CrgA produces the protein MPKSKVRKKTAYTPPTDRRTPVKVKAAGPSNLFYKIVMFGLMLVGLLWLVVNYIAGDKIPFMADLGNTNFAIGFVLMIAGLLMTMRWR
- a CDS encoding class E sortase, whose product is MPPPGSTEETVIFEPVGGGTATEERPPPRELGKGGVAIRTVGELLITAGLVVLLFMVYEVYVTDLFSAGKQSEASSELDGEWGKDRQLHPELVDGKAFARIHIPVFGADFNFTIQEGTTEAALEVGPGHYKGTALPGEPGNFAVAGHRVGKGAPFNDLDNLSSCDQIVIETQTDFYIYKVLPYKDEVEGWAEGKGAQPKCKNVGTLRNPNAADGGPYGETNGRRIVFPTKGDTVNPVPYKDPEILPKAEQVSLLTLTTCHPQFSAKERLIIHAVLAQQVPKNQVGSYAELLPKISEAR
- a CDS encoding LLM class flavin-dependent oxidoreductase, whose product is MAGTAPLVQRSERPVAARFGVFLVSGRFPGQEDAEVLRRSVDAAIAAERAGFDDVWFAEHHFMPYGVCPSAITLAAHVLGRTERIAVGTAVSVLSVAHPVALAEQWSLLDAVSGGRLRIGVGRGGPWQDLEVFGTGASRYETGFGESLDLMLAAMTAKTVSADSDHFKFREVPMVPRPERAPRLVVACGDAGSRAVRLAADRGLPMLLGLHTDDDGKIETLAAYGDSAAEHVSTVMCQVGDDALDIVRSALPGSLKEGFAGHVYLDGKRGLDKDPVAYTDRLCEMHPIGGVEYCVDRLGTSIRRTGVSHVIMMVEASGTPEGTLENIARIGEEVLPALRRG